Proteins encoded in a region of the Geoanaerobacter pelophilus genome:
- a CDS encoding argininosuccinate synthase, which produces MAKPKTEVKKIVLAYSGGLDTSIILKWLKNEYGCEVIAFSADLGQGDELDPVREKAFATGASKVYIDDLKEEFVRDFVYPMFRANAVYEGHYLLGTSIARPLIAKRQMEIAKLEGADAVSHGATGKGNDQVRFELAYYHFDPSITVVAPWRDWKLNSRAALVSYAKKNGIPIPVTKKRPWSSDRNLLHISFEGGILEDTWAEPPENMYVLTKAPEKAPNKPQFIEIEFKNGNAVAVDGVAMSPAQLLAHLNYIGGEHGIGRVDLLENRSVGMKSRGVYETPGGTILREAHSAVEQITMDREVMRIRDSLIPQYAWQIYAGYWFSPERLMLQTLIDDSQKTVNGVARLKLYKGHCRTVGRKSETDSLFNLDFATFEKDQVYNQADATGFIKINSLRLRIQSLMKNKK; this is translated from the coding sequence ATGGCTAAACCCAAGACCGAAGTGAAAAAGATAGTCCTTGCCTATTCCGGCGGGTTGGACACCTCGATCATCCTCAAATGGCTGAAGAATGAGTACGGCTGCGAAGTCATCGCCTTTTCCGCCGATCTCGGCCAGGGTGATGAGCTAGATCCCGTCCGGGAGAAGGCGTTTGCCACCGGCGCCAGCAAGGTCTACATCGACGACCTGAAGGAAGAATTTGTTCGCGACTTTGTTTACCCGATGTTCCGCGCCAATGCGGTCTATGAGGGGCACTACCTGCTCGGTACCTCCATTGCCCGGCCGCTGATCGCCAAGCGCCAGATGGAGATCGCCAAACTTGAAGGCGCCGACGCTGTTTCCCACGGCGCCACCGGCAAGGGGAACGACCAGGTCCGCTTCGAGCTGGCCTACTACCATTTCGATCCGTCGATCACCGTGGTTGCCCCGTGGCGGGACTGGAAACTGAACAGCCGCGCCGCCCTGGTGAGCTATGCTAAGAAGAACGGCATCCCGATCCCGGTTACCAAGAAGCGCCCCTGGTCCAGTGACCGCAACCTGCTTCATATCTCCTTTGAAGGCGGCATCCTGGAAGATACCTGGGCTGAGCCACCCGAGAACATGTACGTGCTGACCAAGGCCCCGGAAAAGGCTCCCAATAAGCCGCAGTTCATCGAGATCGAGTTCAAGAACGGCAATGCCGTGGCAGTGGACGGCGTTGCCATGTCCCCGGCCCAGCTTCTGGCCCACCTGAACTACATCGGCGGCGAGCACGGCATCGGCCGGGTTGATCTGCTGGAAAACCGCTCGGTAGGCATGAAGTCGCGCGGCGTCTATGAGACCCCGGGTGGCACCATCCTGCGCGAGGCCCACTCCGCCGTGGAGCAGATCACCATGGACCGCGAGGTGATGCGGATTCGCGACTCGCTCATTCCGCAGTATGCCTGGCAGATCTATGCCGGCTACTGGTTCTCGCCGGAGCGGTTGATGCTGCAGACCCTGATCGACGACTCCCAGAAGACCGTCAACGGTGTGGCCCGGCTCAAGCTGTACAAAGGCCACTGTCGCACTGTCGGCCGCAAGTCCGAGACCGATTCCCTGTTCAACCTCGACTTTGCCACCTTTGAGAAGGACCAGGTCTACAACCAGGCTGACGCCACTGGCTTCATTAAGATCAACTCCCTACGGCTGCGGATCCAGTCGTTGATGAAAAACAAGAAGTAA
- the argF gene encoding ornithine carbamoyltransferase — protein sequence MTRHFLALSQYSKAELDALFKLTGELKAKQKSGLEHHLLKGKSVALIFEKSSTRTRISFEVGVFQLGGQPLFISSATSQMGRGEPIKDTARVMSRYCDGVMIRTYGQEIVDEFAQYSNVPVINGLTDKFHPCQIMADIFTVIEHKGRYDGLSYAWVGDGNNMANTWIEAAAIFGFELRLACPKGYEPDAGVLAWAKDRGAKLVLTTDPREAVAGADVLNTDVWASMGQEAEQKVREKAFAGYCLDDALLSLAKPDCLVLHCLPAHRGEEISDSVIEGPRSVVWDEAENRLHVQKAIMATLIK from the coding sequence ATGACCCGCCATTTCCTGGCGCTCAGCCAGTATTCAAAAGCGGAACTCGACGCCCTGTTCAAGCTGACCGGCGAGTTGAAGGCCAAGCAGAAGAGCGGCCTTGAGCATCACCTGCTCAAGGGGAAGAGTGTTGCGCTGATCTTCGAGAAATCATCGACCCGCACCCGCATCTCGTTTGAGGTCGGCGTGTTTCAGCTCGGCGGCCAGCCGCTGTTCATCTCCTCGGCAACCTCGCAGATGGGACGCGGGGAGCCGATCAAGGACACTGCCCGGGTTATGTCCCGCTATTGCGATGGCGTCATGATCCGGACCTATGGTCAGGAGATCGTGGACGAATTTGCCCAGTATTCGAACGTGCCGGTCATCAACGGCCTGACCGACAAGTTCCACCCCTGCCAGATCATGGCCGACATCTTCACCGTCATCGAGCACAAGGGGCGCTACGACGGGCTCAGCTATGCCTGGGTCGGCGATGGCAACAACATGGCCAACACCTGGATCGAGGCAGCCGCGATCTTCGGTTTTGAGCTGCGTCTTGCCTGCCCCAAGGGGTATGAGCCGGATGCCGGTGTCCTTGCCTGGGCAAAAGACCGCGGGGCAAAGCTGGTCCTTACAACCGATCCCCGCGAGGCGGTAGCCGGGGCCGACGTACTCAATACCGATGTCTGGGCCAGCATGGGTCAGGAAGCGGAGCAGAAAGTTCGGGAGAAGGCGTTTGCCGGTTACTGCCTCGACGATGCCTTGCTCAGCCTTGCCAAGCCGGATTGCCTGGTCCTTCACTGTCTCCCTGCTCACCGTGGCGAGGAGATCAGCGACAGCGTCATCGAAGGGCCGCGCTCCGTGGTCTGGGACGAGGCTGAGAACCGGTTGCATGTACAGAAAGCGATTATGGCAACTTTGATTAAATAG
- a CDS encoding acetylornithine transaminase, producing the protein MNSAQWIEKSDKYIMKTYGRYPVVPVRGAGCRVWDADGKEYLDFLAGVAVNNLGHCHPKVVKAIQDQAATMIHCSNYYQIPPQIELAELLCSHSFADKAFFCNSGAEANEAAIKLARKYSRETHGNPERYEIITALASFHGRTMATVSATGQEKVQKFFDPLLHGFRYVPFNDAAALEAAITPQTCAIMLEPIQGEGGVVVPSADYFRAVREICNRHQLLLIFDEVQVGIGRTGKLFAYEHFGIEPDIMTLAKALAGGAPIGTMLARDEVAASFSPGTHGSTFGGNPLVTAAAIATIRCILEDGILNRAEEMGEYLLGELEALAKKFPFVAEVRGIGLMIGMELTVPAGDVVKKGHERGVLLNVAQDKVLRFVPPLIVSKQEVNEMIGILEGIFQEVTA; encoded by the coding sequence ATGAACTCTGCACAATGGATAGAAAAATCTGACAAATACATAATGAAGACTTATGGCCGCTACCCGGTGGTGCCGGTGCGCGGCGCAGGGTGCAGGGTTTGGGATGCGGACGGCAAGGAATATCTCGATTTCCTGGCAGGCGTGGCAGTGAACAACCTTGGTCACTGTCATCCCAAGGTAGTTAAGGCAATCCAGGATCAGGCGGCAACCATGATCCATTGCTCCAACTACTACCAGATCCCGCCGCAGATCGAACTGGCCGAACTCCTTTGCAGCCATTCGTTTGCCGACAAGGCGTTTTTCTGCAACTCCGGGGCCGAAGCGAACGAGGCAGCCATCAAGCTGGCCCGGAAATATAGCCGGGAAACCCACGGCAATCCGGAACGCTACGAAATAATCACCGCCCTTGCTTCGTTTCACGGCCGAACCATGGCAACGGTCTCCGCCACAGGGCAGGAGAAGGTGCAGAAATTTTTCGATCCGCTACTGCACGGTTTCCGCTATGTGCCTTTCAACGATGCCGCTGCGCTTGAGGCCGCGATTACCCCCCAGACCTGCGCCATCATGCTGGAGCCGATCCAGGGCGAGGGGGGCGTAGTGGTGCCGTCGGCCGACTATTTTCGGGCAGTGCGGGAGATCTGCAATCGTCACCAACTGCTGTTGATCTTTGACGAGGTCCAGGTGGGGATCGGTCGGACCGGCAAGCTGTTTGCCTACGAGCATTTCGGTATCGAGCCCGATATTATGACCCTGGCCAAGGCTCTGGCCGGCGGTGCGCCGATCGGCACTATGCTGGCACGGGACGAGGTCGCGGCATCCTTCAGCCCCGGCACCCACGGCTCAACCTTCGGCGGTAATCCGCTGGTAACTGCCGCCGCCATAGCTACCATAAGGTGCATCCTGGAAGACGGCATCCTCAATCGGGCCGAGGAGATGGGAGAGTATCTTCTCGGAGAACTGGAAGCCCTGGCTAAGAAGTTCCCCTTTGTCGCCGAGGTGCGTGGCATAGGCTTGATGATCGGCATGGAGCTGACCGTACCGGCCGGCGATGTCGTTAAAAAAGGCCACGAGCGGGGCGTTCTGCTCAATGTGGCCCAGGACAAAGTGCTGCGGTTTGTTCCGCCGCTCATCGTTTCCAAGCAGGAGGTAAACGAGATGATCGGCATTCTCGAAGGAATATTTCAGGAGGTAACGGCATGA
- the argB gene encoding acetylglutamate kinase: MQHLIDKANTLMEALPYIRRFSGKTIVIKYGGHAMADEQLKESFALDVILLKSLGINTVIVHGGGPQINETLKRYGIVSEFVRGMRVTDSETMKVVEMVLVGQVNREVVGYLNQHGGRAVGLSGKDGTLLLCEKMLQEIKGDDGSVEMVDIGYVGNVVKVNQELIQTLEHGKFIPVIAPVGVGADGASYNINADLVAGRIAGALKAEKLMLLTDVEGVKDKGGTLIPSIPLADVPRLIDDATISGGMIPKVECCVDALKEGARKAHIIDGRVRHAVLLEIFTDVGVGTEIA, translated from the coding sequence ATGCAGCATCTGATCGACAAGGCCAACACCCTGATGGAGGCCCTTCCCTATATCCGTCGTTTCTCAGGCAAAACGATCGTCATCAAGTATGGCGGCCATGCCATGGCTGACGAGCAGCTCAAGGAGTCGTTTGCCCTTGATGTCATCCTGCTCAAGTCGCTCGGCATCAACACGGTTATCGTGCATGGCGGCGGTCCGCAGATCAACGAAACCCTCAAACGGTACGGCATTGTTTCCGAATTCGTTCGCGGCATGCGTGTTACCGACAGCGAGACCATGAAGGTCGTGGAGATGGTGCTGGTGGGCCAGGTCAACCGGGAGGTTGTCGGCTATCTCAACCAGCATGGCGGTCGCGCCGTGGGGCTTTCCGGCAAGGACGGCACCCTGCTCCTTTGTGAAAAGATGCTCCAGGAGATCAAGGGCGACGACGGCAGCGTCGAAATGGTTGATATCGGTTATGTGGGCAACGTGGTGAAGGTCAATCAGGAGCTGATCCAGACCCTTGAGCATGGCAAATTCATCCCGGTGATCGCGCCGGTAGGGGTCGGTGCCGACGGCGCAAGCTACAACATCAACGCCGACCTGGTCGCCGGAAGGATCGCCGGGGCGCTGAAGGCAGAAAAGCTGATGTTGCTGACCGATGTCGAAGGAGTCAAGGACAAGGGTGGAACCCTGATACCAAGCATTCCGCTGGCCGATGTGCCGCGCCTGATCGATGACGCCACCATCTCCGGAGGGATGATCCCAAAGGTTGAATGCTGCGTCGATGCCCTGAAAGAAGGGGCGAGAAAAGCCCATATCATAGACGGCCGGGTCCGGCATGCCGTGCTGCTGGAGATTTTTACCGATGTCGGTGTGGGAACGGAGATAGCATAG
- a CDS encoding diguanylate cyclase, which translates to MNIRIKLVSSFGVVVIGMLTALGIITYLTFSETILKDRKRYFDSSARNAAEMVDAYLVRELEVVTHALQPLVKDGRLTRPDPQRMAHIFDHFRKHPVLSGVALYDVHGQDLAISYGMVGIGFPDSFHSILSNHKLTSFNVGKELFVALPITDDNGAKTNFVILVRVNSRSLETFLKKQAIPDSLLMVFFDSQHIVTVYPGNKEDFPDIQPAEFGSEARAKADKLNNRFDVFSYVGSTVSVRLTYLVPKKVMLADVITLKDRVITALLLLGWISIWIVLLIAHRLAKPIVKLSKASEDIITFSYGEPLDFSPSNDEVGKLAKNLEIMRMKIKELISIDPLTDVYNRRYMMHALEMAVTKSVRTCEELSCIMLDMDHFKSINDKYGHLGGDEVLIALGTLLKSHVRIYDVVARFGGEEFAIILPGVAISEANQTAERIRKAIEALSVNFKGQQINFTISAGVSSLSLIAVKTPDALIDSADIALYSAKSLGRNTVALYCEIENAKS; encoded by the coding sequence GTGAATATCCGCATTAAACTCGTATCCAGCTTTGGCGTAGTGGTAATCGGTATGCTCACTGCCCTCGGAATAATAACCTATCTCACTTTTTCCGAAACAATCCTCAAAGACCGTAAAAGATACTTCGATTCTTCTGCGAGGAATGCCGCAGAAATGGTAGATGCCTATCTCGTTCGGGAGCTTGAAGTCGTCACGCATGCTTTGCAGCCTCTGGTGAAAGATGGCAGACTGACCCGGCCCGATCCGCAGAGAATGGCCCACATTTTCGATCATTTCAGAAAGCACCCGGTCCTTAGCGGAGTAGCGCTGTACGATGTGCATGGCCAAGATCTGGCTATTTCCTATGGAATGGTCGGCATTGGTTTCCCGGATTCTTTTCACTCCATACTCAGTAATCACAAATTAACAAGCTTCAATGTCGGCAAAGAGCTTTTCGTAGCCCTGCCAATTACGGATGACAATGGGGCCAAGACCAATTTTGTTATATTGGTGAGGGTCAATAGCCGCAGCCTAGAAACTTTTTTAAAAAAGCAGGCAATCCCAGATTCACTTCTAATGGTCTTTTTTGACAGTCAGCACATCGTTACCGTTTATCCAGGGAATAAAGAAGATTTTCCCGACATCCAGCCTGCTGAATTTGGTTCGGAAGCACGTGCCAAAGCTGACAAGCTAAACAACCGGTTCGATGTTTTTTCTTATGTAGGCTCAACTGTTTCAGTCCGCCTTACCTATCTCGTTCCCAAGAAGGTTATGCTTGCTGATGTGATAACACTGAAAGACAGGGTTATCACCGCTTTGCTGCTGCTTGGATGGATTTCAATCTGGATTGTGCTGCTCATAGCTCATCGACTCGCAAAACCGATTGTGAAACTGAGCAAAGCGAGTGAAGACATTATAACATTCAGCTATGGAGAACCACTGGACTTTAGTCCCTCCAATGATGAAGTCGGAAAGCTCGCCAAAAACCTTGAAATTATGCGCATGAAGATAAAGGAACTCATCTCGATAGACCCTTTGACAGATGTCTACAATAGGCGCTATATGATGCATGCCCTTGAAATGGCGGTAACAAAGTCAGTCCGTACATGCGAAGAGCTGTCATGCATAATGCTGGATATGGATCACTTCAAAAGTATCAATGATAAATACGGACATCTCGGGGGAGATGAAGTACTGATTGCCCTCGGCACCCTTTTGAAATCTCATGTTCGCATTTATGACGTAGTTGCCAGGTTTGGCGGTGAGGAGTTTGCGATAATCCTTCCTGGAGTGGCAATCAGCGAAGCGAACCAAACGGCAGAAAGAATACGTAAAGCAATTGAAGCCCTATCTGTTAATTTCAAAGGGCAGCAGATCAATTTCACCATCAGTGCCGGCGTCTCGTCGCTTTCACTAATTGCGGTGAAAACCCCTGATGCGCTTATTGATTCGGCAGATATTGCTCTCTACAGTGCAAAAAGCTTAGGGAGGAATACAGTGGCATTGTACTGCGAAATTGAAAATGCAAAAAGCTAG
- a CDS encoding YgaP family membrane protein, whose protein sequence is MKKNVGTLDRIIRFTLGLLFMYVGFFDNPIVTGGTFKFLIGVFGTIVFLSALFRVCPMYWIVDLDTTGKG, encoded by the coding sequence ATGAAAAAAAATGTGGGGACCTTAGACCGGATTATCCGGTTTACTCTCGGTTTGCTCTTTATGTATGTCGGGTTTTTCGATAATCCGATAGTTACCGGCGGAACGTTCAAGTTTTTAATCGGAGTATTCGGGACAATTGTTTTTCTTTCGGCACTCTTCAGGGTCTGTCCAATGTATTGGATTGTAGATTTAGATACTACAGGCAAAGGCTAG
- a CDS encoding hybrid sensor histidine kinase/response regulator — protein sequence MDLSQTQSSVPVKGDGTKTILIVDDEAIIRDLCSRALKGYHVLEASDGTDALSLFEQGGIDVILTDVMMPKMSGLDLLKRVKEIDPTSVVIIMTGFAEKEVILNALKDDADDFIAKPLNLLQLKTAVDKALVKKELKEELASLKNLDRLKTNFLSLISHKFRTPITAISLFLQNLSTGLFDQEDDIYRQNVKMVYNEACYLERMVAELLTFSRVMANGESLRLERCDMATVIMQAIAESREVLSKTSLQSVLDIEPLPPVSADREKLGFAIRQIIENAYKFSGETGTVTISLKASGDRAVLQVRDSGAGISREELPKIFEKFYQVDPANTGQVRGFGLGLYYAREFVRLHGGTISIESEAGKGTCASITIPLNDGMPAG from the coding sequence ATGGACCTCTCCCAAACGCAAAGCAGTGTCCCGGTCAAAGGAGATGGCACTAAAACGATCCTGATTGTCGATGACGAGGCAATCATTCGCGATCTCTGCAGCAGGGCGCTCAAGGGGTATCATGTCCTTGAAGCGAGCGACGGCACCGATGCCCTCTCGCTTTTCGAGCAGGGGGGGATTGATGTCATTCTGACAGATGTCATGATGCCGAAGATGTCCGGTCTTGATCTCCTGAAGCGGGTGAAGGAGATCGATCCGACTTCCGTTGTGATCATCATGACCGGTTTCGCGGAAAAGGAGGTCATCCTGAACGCCCTGAAGGATGACGCCGATGACTTTATCGCCAAGCCGCTCAACCTGCTGCAGCTGAAAACCGCTGTTGACAAGGCTTTGGTCAAGAAAGAACTGAAAGAAGAGCTGGCGAGCCTGAAGAATCTCGACCGGCTCAAGACTAATTTCCTGTCGCTCATCTCGCATAAATTCCGGACCCCGATCACCGCAATCTCCCTGTTCCTCCAGAACCTTTCCACCGGTCTTTTTGACCAGGAAGACGACATCTACCGGCAAAATGTAAAAATGGTGTACAACGAGGCCTGTTATCTGGAGCGGATGGTGGCTGAGCTGCTTACCTTCAGCCGGGTGATGGCCAACGGCGAATCGCTTCGCCTGGAACGGTGCGACATGGCAACCGTCATCATGCAGGCGATAGCCGAGTCCAGGGAGGTGCTGAGCAAGACCAGCCTCCAATCGGTTCTCGACATTGAGCCGCTGCCGCCGGTATCTGCCGATCGGGAGAAGCTGGGCTTTGCCATACGCCAGATCATCGAAAACGCCTACAAATTCTCAGGGGAAACCGGCACAGTCACCATCTCGCTGAAAGCGTCCGGCGATCGGGCAGTATTACAGGTGCGCGACTCCGGTGCCGGAATTTCCCGGGAAGAGCTGCCAAAGATATTCGAAAAATTTTACCAGGTAGACCCAGCCAACACCGGCCAGGTAAGGGGCTTTGGTTTGGGGCTTTATTATGCCCGGGAATTCGTTCGCCTCCACGGCGGAACAATCAGCATTGAAAGCGAAGCCGGCAAGGGGACCTGCGCCTCCATCACCATACCGCTAAACGATGGAATGCCAGCCGGTTAA